The genomic DNA CTTGCCCCTTGCGTTATTAATGTAATTTCCAAGGGCGGTCGCGGCCAATGACCCGAAAAGAACGATCCTTTCCTTTGCTCCTTTACCAAAGACCCGGATCTCCCCTTCGGCCAGATCCATCTCGTTCAGGTTCAGCCCCACCAGTTCGGTGACCCGGATGCCGCTGCTGTAAAGAAGTTCAAGGATTGCCAGGTCCCTGATCCCCAGATGTTTCTGATCAGGGGCTTTGAGCAACCTGGCCATTTCCTCGGGATAAAGGAAATTAGGAAGCTTTTTTTGTATTTTTGGGGTTAAGAGCAGGTCAAAAGGATTGCCTTCGGTCAGATCTTCTCTTAATAAAAAACGAAAAAATGAGCGGGCGGCCGAGAGTTTGCGGGCAATAGAGCGGCGGGAAAAAATTTTCTTTTCCAGTTGGATCAGGAATTCGCGAGCGGCAGAACGGTTGATCTCCCGGTCCTTGAGGAAAGCGACCAGAAAAACAAGATCACGCTGGTAGTTGCTGATAGTATGAGGCGAATAATTGCGTTCATTTTTTAAATAGCTCAGGAAGTAGTTGATTTGCTGAGGATCAATTGCCACTTATAGTCCGTATTGGTGTCGCTTTTCCTGATTTAGAGGCAGGTATTTACCTTTTTCTTTCACCCAGGTCTCTTTTTTTTCCGGTGGCCTGGTGTCGAGGTGGACCATGTTCTCTTCCGGGTAATAACCAAGGCCATTGACCCCTTCCAGGGTTTCGGCAAACTTGAACACTTCAGCCGCTGGGGTGCCATCGATGACAATGTTTGCTGCTTTGCCGACCGCGTGATAACTTTTCTTTTCTCTTTTCAGCCTTTCCAGATAAGACTCACAATAAAAGCCGGAAATAATCCTTGGCCTTTTTTTAAAATGAACCGCGATCTCTTCTAAGATACCGACCAGTCCGAGATGGATCCGGTATGCCCCCCGGCAGTCCGGACAATGGCAGATAAAGTCCTTATGATTAAAGTTCTCACTTAGGTTTCCCATAGGTTGCATAATATTAACATATTAATAACGGGCGGGGAAGAGTGTTACTCTTCGATAAAAGCCTGAGCGGAGAGGGCTTTTCCTCCGCCGGCATAGTCTTCCCAAAGAACCACAAAGTAATCGTCCAGTCCAATGACCTGGGGGGAGCGGGCGCCGTTATTCGTTTTGATCAATAACCCGTTGATTGGCCAGAGGGGGCGGCCGTCAGGGCCGACTTTTTGCATGTAGATCTCGTAACTTCGGCCATTCCGATAATCTTCCCAGGCGACGATCGCGGTGTTGTTCGCGAGCGTGACCGCCTGGGGCGCGAACTGAGTTAAAGGGCTATCAATTATTGGCATCCCTTCTTCTCTCCAGAGCAGTTCGCCGTTATCTGACAAAGTATTGGCAAAAATGTCCCAATTGCCAAAACGATAGTCCTGCCAGACGAGCATGGTCGCATCGTTCATCCGGGTGAGCAGAGGATTTTGCTGGGAACGGGCCAGCTGGCAAACAGGGACGCCATCTTTCATCCAGAGCGGGAAGCCCAGCCTGTTAATCCGCTGAGCGTAAATATCATAGCTTCCGCCGGCTTTGTCGGTCCAGGCGATGATCGCTCCCCCGGCTCCATCGCTAATTAGTTTTGGCGACTGCTGCAGGTCGGGCGCGTCGCAAACGGTCATGCCGTTCTCCTTCCAGAGGTGGTTGCCGTTGCTTTGCAGTCGTTGGGCGTAGATGTCAAGGTTGCGGTCGCCGCGGCGCGCGTCTGCCCAGGAGATTATCACGCCTCCGTTCCCATCGACAATCGCTGACGGGGAGAGTTGGTCGCCGTTTTCTGACGCGACTGCCTGGCCGTTTTTTCCCCAAAGCGGCTCTCCGGCTGACGAGATCCTTTGGGCGAAAATATCCTTTAGGTTGAGCGGACTTCTTTCGTCTTCCCAGGCGCAAATAGCTCCGCCGTTATTATCGGGGACCAGAACCGGGGCTCGTTGTTCGGAGCCAAGTTTGGTTAGGCTAATACCAGTTTGGCCCCATAAAGGACGGCCGCCTGCCGAGATCCGTTGGGCATACAGACTGACGACCTTTCCGTCCCGGCTATCTTCCCAAACGGTGATCGCTCCTCCCTGTCCGTCAGGGATCAGCCTGGGGCTGGCTTGCGTGGCAGAGATTTTGGCGATCGCTACCCCTTCTTTCCCCCAGGCCAGGGAGCCGGCCTTGGTGAGCTTTTGGGCGTAAATATTCAAAAAGCCGTTGCGCCCGTCTTCCCAGACAATTATTAATTCATTGTTGCCATTATTGATAGCGGCGGCATTTTGGTGGACAACCGCTCCGGGAGTGTCGCACACGACCTCCCCGTTCCTTCCCAGCAGAGGCGCTCCGCTGCTGGAAAATACCTGCCGGACAATATCAAAATTGCCATTCTGGCGGCTTTGAAAAAGAACAGAAATGTTATCGTTGGCTGAAACTGCCAGGCTTGATTTTCCCTGGTCGCTCCCCAACCCGGACACCAAAAGGCCGTCATCGGCCCAAAGCTGTCGGCCGGCGCTATTGATCTTTTGCGCGAATAGCCGAGAGCTCCCTTTACGATAGTCTTCCCAGACTACCACCCAGTCAGTTGTTGATAAGAACGCGATCTTGGGGTTGTCCTGGCGGAAGAGCCCGGCAGAAAGTTCGATCCCGTTGTTTTTCCAAAGAGGATTTCCCTCCGCATTGATCCTTTGGGCGAAAATGTTGCTTTGTTCTTTGCGATTATCGGCCCAAACTATGACCGCGCCCCCATCAGGAGCGGGAGAAAGGTCGGGGTTTTCCTGGGAGAATTGATCGTTAGTGACCCGCAGACCGTTCTTTTCCCAGAGCGGGGCGCCGGCAAGATTGAATTTTTGAGCATAGATGTCCTTGTTGTTGCTGCGCAAATCGGTCCAGGCGAGAAAAAAAACATTTTTGTTCGCGGCCAGGACAGGGTTTTCCTGATTGTTGGCCGCGGCGCACAAGGCCAGTCCGTTCTTCCCCCAGAGACCCTCTCCGTTCGAAGAAAGGTGCTGGCCGTATATATCACTGCCGTTGTTTTGCGGGCGTCCGTCGGTCCAGACCACAAAAAATCCATCCGTTCCGTCCGAGGCAATTTGTGGGTACCACTGGGTTCCGCCTTCGTCGCAAAGCGCGATCCCGTTGGCGGCCCATTGGGCCCGGCCCTGACGATCGACCTTCTGGGCATAGACATCTTCGCCAATACAATTTCGATAATCATGCCAGACAATGGCGATGTCTCCCTTTTGATTTAAAGCGATTTCCGGAGCGAATTGGCCATAAGCGGAAACGCAGATCGGCAAGGCCCCCGTTCCCCAGAGAGTGGTCCCTCCGGGGGAGAGGTGTTGCGCGAAAATATCGGAATTATCATTCCGGTAGTCCTGCCAGGCGATAACTAAGCCGCCGCTTCCGTCGCAAGCCAGCCTGGCCGAATTCTGGTTCCCTTCCCCGTCGCCGACCTTTAATCCATTGATACCCCAGAGCGGATTTCCTGATGGGTCGTATTTTTGCGCAAAAAGTTTGGTGAATCCGGACCTGCCGTCTTCCCAGACGACAAAAAGGCTGCCGTCGCCGGCCAGGCAGGTTGCCGGGTTTTGCTGGGGGGTGTTGCCGGAGGAATTATTGATCTGCAGCCCGGTACTGTTCCAGAGTGCCTGAGGTAAAGTAGCGGGAAGGGAGGGTTGGGGCTCTTTTTCCTGTGGCCTGGAAACCACTATAGTGACTAAGGCGAAAAGAACGATAATCGTTGCTAGAGCCGTGCGCCTCATGCCGGGACTTGGGCAAGTTTCATGGAGAGTACCTTTGAGGTCCCGGGGTCTTGCATCGTTACGCCGTAAATGCTGTCAGCGATCGCCATGGTCCGTTTGTTGTGCGTAATGACTATGACTTGAGTATTGGCGGAAAAATCTTTCAGGATGTTGGTATACCGGCCGATGTTCGCTTCGTCCAGCGCGGCATCAACTTCGTCAAGGAAGCAAAAAGGAGAGGGCCGGATCTTCAGTAGAGAAAATAAGATAGCTACGGCGCAAAGCGACCGTTCCCCGCCGGAAAGGAGGGGGAGCGGCAGCCAGCGGCGGCCGTTGGGGCGGACCGAGATCTCGATCTCCGCCTCCAGGGCCGGTTGGCCGGGGGCCAGGGCAATGCGCGCCTCACCTCCGCTAAAGAGCTGACTAAAAACATCGGAAAAAACCACCGAAAGCTGGTCCATGGTCTGCAGAAAGGTTGTTTCAGCTTGAGCGTCCAGCTCAACTATTAAATTCCGGAGGTTCTCACGGGCGGCATTAAGATCGGTTAGTTGGGCTTCAATAAAAGAGAGTCGTTCCTTGTTCCGGTCGAAATCTTCGATCGCCAGGAGATTGACCGGCTCAAGGTGGCGCAGCCTTGACTTCCCTTCCTCGATCTCGCTTTTGGCTTTACTGACATTAGAAACCTCTCCGGAGGACCCTTCCAGATCTTGTAGCGAGAGGTTGTATTCGGCCAGGAGCTTTTCTCCGATCGCCAGCAGCTCTCCGTCAACCTTGGCCAGGGAAACTTCGAGGGAGGCGACGATGTTGGCGGCCTCTCTTTCTTCCTGTTCTTCCTGGCGGCTTTTTTCTTCAAGTTGGGCGATCTGCTGGTTGGTCTTTTCCCGTTCGACCTTCAACTGGGCGATCGCATCGGACAATGAGGTTTTCTTTTGGTTATCGGGGGCGGAAACCGCTAAAAGATCTTGACGGTGGGCTTCGATCGATGCGGACAGCCGTTCCATTTCAGCCTGGGCCTTGTGGTGTTCCTCGTTCAACAATTCGAGCTTAAGATTGCGGGTCGCTTCTGCTTCGCTGGCGGCCAGGGACAGGTTTTCTTCCTTGCCGAAAAACTGCAGGATGGAAGAGAGCAGGGCAACCAGTCCCCTGGTTTGATCGACAAGGCGATGCAGCGATTCGTCGAGTTGGACTTGCGCCGGGTCATTGGTCGCCGGGGTCTGCAGCGCCAGGACTTTTCCGGCGAGCTCGGCTTTTTTTGCCGAGACCGAGAGGAGGAGCTCTTGTTCCCTTTGCAGGTCTTTTTCCTTGAAACGGCGGTTGAGCTCGGCGTCGCGCAGCCGGTCTTTTTCGCTGTCAAGCTGGGCGGCCAGATCGTCGATCTGCGATTCGATCTCGCGGAGCCGTTTTTTTAAGTCGGCGGCCGCGCTGAAGTCTTTTTCTTCGGCGGCGCTCTTGGCCTGGGACTCTTGCCGGGCCTGCGCCAGCGCCGCTTCCAGCTTTTGCTTTTTTTCTAAAATACTACCCAATAGCTTTTTGCTTAAGCCGATCTCCAGCTCTTTGACCTTGTTTTGAATCTCCAGGTATTCTTTGGCCCGTCGCGCCTGCTCTTCCAGGACGATCAAATGCTCGCCGACCTCGATCTTTAGATCGTTGATGCGGAGCAGGTTTTGTTCGGCGGCGATCAGTTTTTTCTCGGCGGCGACTTTTCTGGTCTTGTACTTGTTGATGCCGG from Candidatus Margulisiibacteriota bacterium includes the following:
- a CDS encoding site-specific integrase; this translates as MAIDPQQINYFLSYLKNERNYSPHTISNYQRDLVFLVAFLKDREINRSAAREFLIQLEKKIFSRRSIARKLSAARSFFRFLLREDLTEGNPFDLLLTPKIQKKLPNFLYPEEMARLLKAPDQKHLGIRDLAILELLYSSGIRVTELVGLNLNEMDLAEGEIRVFGKGAKERIVLFGSLAATALGNYINNARGK
- a CDS encoding DUF882 domain-containing protein, translating into MGNLSENFNHKDFICHCPDCRGAYRIHLGLVGILEEIAVHFKKRPRIISGFYCESYLERLKREKKSYHAVGKAANIVIDGTPAAEVFKFAETLEGVNGLGYYPEENMVHLDTRPPEKKETWVKEKGKYLPLNQEKRHQYGL
- a CDS encoding AAA family ATPase, whose amino-acid sequence is MFLKTLSLRGFKTFPDQTDIEFGPDSRVTGIVGPNGCGKSNVLDAVRWVLGEDNPRMLRVGSLDNIIFAGTAQRKPLSLAEVTLTFDNSSGRLPVPFTEVAIKRRTFREGESEFYINKNQCRLKDIRDLLLDTGLGEGTYAIITQGQVDAILSSKGEERRVVFEEAAGINKYKTRKVAAEKKLIAAEQNLLRINDLKIEVGEHLIVLEEQARRAKEYLEIQNKVKELEIGLSKKLLGSILEKKQKLEAALAQARQESQAKSAAEEKDFSAAADLKKRLREIESQIDDLAAQLDSEKDRLRDAELNRRFKEKDLQREQELLLSVSAKKAELAGKVLALQTPATNDPAQVQLDESLHRLVDQTRGLVALLSSILQFFGKEENLSLAASEAEATRNLKLELLNEEHHKAQAEMERLSASIEAHRQDLLAVSAPDNQKKTSLSDAIAQLKVEREKTNQQIAQLEEKSRQEEQEEREAANIVASLEVSLAKVDGELLAIGEKLLAEYNLSLQDLEGSSGEVSNVSKAKSEIEEGKSRLRHLEPVNLLAIEDFDRNKERLSFIEAQLTDLNAARENLRNLIVELDAQAETTFLQTMDQLSVVFSDVFSQLFSGGEARIALAPGQPALEAEIEISVRPNGRRWLPLPLLSGGERSLCAVAILFSLLKIRPSPFCFLDEVDAALDEANIGRYTNILKDFSANTQVIVITHNKRTMAIADSIYGVTMQDPGTSKVLSMKLAQVPA